A region from the Lolium perenne isolate Kyuss_39 chromosome 4, Kyuss_2.0, whole genome shotgun sequence genome encodes:
- the LOC127295198 gene encoding uncharacterized protein isoform X1, with protein sequence MGSQRNGGVLWCLLLAGLLLVAVAAAEVEAGRDPREDVEWCKKDCDWKGVHVAQCKKQCHEKYGQQEDGLMEVRTEWVDLGRCKKECERMAGQQVAQCKKQCHEKYGQQEDAVIKEVKTEWADLGRCKKECERMAGQHVAQCKKQCHEKYGQQEDGVFNGVKTGIADLGRCKRECDEKGGEVIECKKECHQKYGQQQEESHGGECESRCQKECQHHTHDYERKQCIRDCKEKQRGGGGSGAGGRGREGDERQHAWETVAAAILQAV encoded by the coding sequence ATGGGTTCCCAGCGGAATGGTGGTGTGTTGTGGTGTCTCCTACTCGCCGGGCTCCTCCTGGTGGCTGTGGCGGCCGCGGAGGTGGAGGCCGGGCGGGACCCGAGGGAGGATGTCGAGTGGTGCAAGAAGGACTGCGATTGGAAGGGCGTTCATGTGGCGCAGTGCAAGAAGCAGTGCCATGAGAAGTACGGCCAGCAGGAAGATGGCCTCATGGAGGTGAGGACCGAGTGGGTGGATCTCGGACGGTGCAAGAAGGAGTGCGAGCGGATGGCCGGACAACAGGTGGCGCAATGCAAGAAGCAGTGCCATGAGAAGTACGGCCAGCAGGAGGATGCCGTCATCAAGGAGGTGAAGACCGAGTGGGCGGATCTCGGACGGTGCAAGAAGGAGTGCGAGCGGATGGCCGGACAACATGTGGCGCAATGCAAGAAGCAGTGCCATGAGAAGTACGGCCAGCAGGAGGATGGCGTCTTCAACGGGGTGAAGACCGGGATTGCGGATCTAGGACGGTGCAAAAGGGAGTGCGATGAGAAGGGCGGGGAGGTGATTGAGTGCAAGAAGGAGTGTCATCAGAAGTACGGCCAGCAGCAAGAGGAGAGCCACGGTGGCGAGTGCGAGTCCCGCTGCCAGAAGGAATGCCAGCACCACACCCACGACTACGAGAGGAAGCAGTGCATCCGAGACTGCAAAGAGAAGCagcgcggtggcggtggcagcGGCGCCGGTGGCCGTGGCCGCGAGGGCGATGAGCGCCAGCACGCCTGGGAGACGGTGGCCGCAGCCATCCTTCAGGCGGTGTAA
- the LOC127295198 gene encoding uncharacterized protein isoform X2: MGSQRNGGVLWCLLLAGLLLVAVAAAEVEAGRDPREDVEWCKKDCDWKGVHVAQCKKQCHEKYGQQEDAVIKEVKTEWADLGRCKKECERMAGQHVAQCKKQCHEKYGQQEDGVFNGVKTGIADLGRCKRECDEKGGEVIECKKECHQKYGQQQEESHGGECESRCQKECQHHTHDYERKQCIRDCKEKQRGGGGSGAGGRGREGDERQHAWETVAAAILQAV; encoded by the exons ATGGGTTCCCAGCGGAATGGTGGTGTGTTGTGGTGTCTCCTACTCGCCGGGCTCCTCCTGGTGGCTGTGGCGGCCGCGGAGGTGGAGGCCGGGCGGGACCCGAGGGAGGATGTCGAGTGGTGCAAGAAGGACTGCGATTGGAAGGGCGTTCAT GTGGCGCAATGCAAGAAGCAGTGCCATGAGAAGTACGGCCAGCAGGAGGATGCCGTCATCAAGGAGGTGAAGACCGAGTGGGCGGATCTCGGACGGTGCAAGAAGGAGTGCGAGCGGATGGCCGGACAACATGTGGCGCAATGCAAGAAGCAGTGCCATGAGAAGTACGGCCAGCAGGAGGATGGCGTCTTCAACGGGGTGAAGACCGGGATTGCGGATCTAGGACGGTGCAAAAGGGAGTGCGATGAGAAGGGCGGGGAGGTGATTGAGTGCAAGAAGGAGTGTCATCAGAAGTACGGCCAGCAGCAAGAGGAGAGCCACGGTGGCGAGTGCGAGTCCCGCTGCCAGAAGGAATGCCAGCACCACACCCACGACTACGAGAGGAAGCAGTGCATCCGAGACTGCAAAGAGAAGCagcgcggtggcggtggcagcGGCGCCGGTGGCCGTGGCCGCGAGGGCGATGAGCGCCAGCACGCCTGGGAGACGGTGGCCGCAGCCATCCTTCAGGCGGTGTAA